One part of the Eptesicus fuscus isolate TK198812 chromosome 20, DD_ASM_mEF_20220401, whole genome shotgun sequence genome encodes these proteins:
- the CRK gene encoding adapter molecule crk isoform X2, which translates to MAGNFDSEERSSWYWGRLSRQDAVSMLQGQRHGVFLVRDSSTSPGDYVLSVSENSRVSHYIINSSGPRPPVPPSPAQPPPGVSPSRLRIGDQEFDSLPALLEFYKIHYLDTTTLIEPVSRSRQGSGVNLRQEEIEYVRALFDFNGNDEEDLPFKKGDILKIRDKPEEQWWNAEDMEGKRGMIPVPYVEKYRPGPASVSAMIGGR; encoded by the exons ATGGCGGGCAACTTCGACTCGGAGGAGAGGAGTAGCTGGTACTGGGGGCGGCTGAGCCGGCAGGATGCGGTGTCGATGTTGCAGGGCCAGCGGCACGGGGTGTTCCTGGTGCGGGACTCGAGCACCAGCCCTGGGGACTATGTGCTCAGCGTCTCCGAGAACTCGCGCGTCTCCCACTACATCATCAACAGCAGCGGCCCGCGCCCACCGGTGCCACCGTCGCCCGCCCAGCCTCCGCCCG GGGTGAGCCCCTCCAGGCTCCGAATAGGAGATCAAGAGTTTGATTCATTGCCTGCTTTACTGGAATTCTACAAAATACACTATTTGGACACTACAACGTTGATAGAACCAGTTTCCAGATCCAGGCAGGGTAGTGGAGTGAATCTCAGGCAGGAGGAGATAGAGTATGTGCGAGCCCTCTTTGACTTTAATGGGAATGATGAAGAAGATCTTCCCTTTAAGAAAGGAGACATCCTGAAAATCCGGGATAAGCCTGAAGAGCAGTGGTGGAATGCAGAGGACATGGAAGGCAAGAGGGGGATGATTCCAGTCCCTTACGTGGAGAAGTATAGACCTGGCCCCGCCTCAGTATCGGCTATGATTGGAG